In Labrus mixtus chromosome 13, fLabMix1.1, whole genome shotgun sequence, a single genomic region encodes these proteins:
- the fer1l6 gene encoding fer-1-like protein 6 isoform X1: METSDSPSTQRRKAKLMFGLKVKKKKKANKDLVLANKGAVDSEAEAPTEESSLLEGENIEEQPGPSEIRTRIKPDTKRAKLKTRIQQSEGKPQSFQIAINITEARQLVGENIDPSVVIEIGDEKKQTSVKEGTNAPFFNEYFVFDFFAHKEVFFDKVIKLTVIHSKMLRSFYIGSFQLDVWTVYKQPGHQFINKWAMLNNPGDISTGVKGYVKCDISVSAKGDAMQPGQKASDADEQIDKNLLIPEGFPSERPWARFYVKVYRAEGLPRNNSSIMANVTKAFIGDNTALIDPYVVVSFFKRVGRTSTQKSTADPVWNEQIVFTEMFPPLCQRLKIQVWDEGSMSDVAIGTHYFDLRRISNEQDGDRGFLPTFGPAWINLYGSARNFSIGDDTVELNEGIGEGVSYRGRVYMELTVEILSGGTGSESKLSKLVKSVKDPKAGKAGGKDGKTAAGGGAGGAAGGAADDDKGKTVAAEVMPVEAPPEMKAENQERFILFGAVFEATLIDRKIGDRPISFEFSMGNFGNILEPAAAPAPSPSVSRRRSPRSPRALDVPDSGDLLGTSPRSSSPSSPLLPREVKEDPPLTSKSNTPPEKPLIVDGNKYYMYLPLEKQKPCINVLCQWDDRTYRLYNSNMLENIAVLFEEGVASAAELHKKSDPGAEPMLKIVLKEFCMDARSFITAAEAKLKAELKSSFLTQLDKKRLTMCKQELESMIGDAQSLGDRKRKVGGVKEMLQNATKLTQKLRFLVVEPQHTVPDLFVWLLSNNKRVAYARVRARDLLFSSDQEARGVHCGKIITLFLKPPGKRVAGFSVQAKLDVFLWFGKYADSIHMLDDLPAGFHPATGGADASNPPKRLVSAEQHQFQLRCHMYQARGLIAADNSGLSDPFARVTFLSHSQTTNIISQTLSPTWNQCLPMSRLQLSGDLQHIKEEPPRILIEVYDDDALGKAEYLGATVAVPEIRLNSEPYTPPTLQYSPLHCGSQSGGDLLAAFELLQIPESGEQSLLALEEQEGGIYTVPANIRPVLSTYRLEVLFWGLRELKKVQLLSVDRPQVFIECAGKTLRSSVIQKYKSNPNFPTLVDAIELELPDNELLHPPLSITAVDWRAFGRSTLVGNHIINNLKAFKYAPPPALPAPVQVPKQRRVSYTPELHLAPEPQSTEEASAFSRPIGPSQLSVEPGSTVQDILITVEDEAPPPAPRTLKKEVKKKDGKTKSSRRSTKRRKRTVADESAESVIDWWSKYYASVEKESKQKDGSLFPQVFEKASVFGGLLSDGVDSLVSQSDADKKKKQQKGKTTLDPKLGVPAKLATLKLFNKELEAEFGGFDDWVKTYDLFRGKANEEEGSTDERFVGKFKGKFCLYKLTESDDEDWEDAADSGHLRVNTGIPPNGPVQVLIRVYIVSASNLHPADPDGKADPYIVLRLGKNEIKDRDNYIPKQLNPVFGRSFEFHATFPKESLLSVVIYDYDLVGGDDLIGETRIDLENRFYSRHRATCGLPMEYSLDGYNAWRDCLKPSELLSKLCIENGVDGPHFRPGRITLADKVFAGKTLFMNEDQPVESYEHLSLKILHRWSEIPAVGCKLVPEHIETRTLFNKARPGMDQGQVQMWVDMFPMDLPHPGPSVDISPRKPKGYELRIVIWNTEDVILEDSNFLTGQQSSDIYIKGWLKGLEDDRQETDVHYNSLTGEGNFNWRFVFPFFYMPAEKVVVVRKREHIFSLDKTEEKLPAILNLQVWDFETLSSDDFLGTVELDLHGFPRGAKTAKVCKVDMLTDGTEKISIFQQKRARGWWPVSKSGELTGKVEAEFHLVTAEEAEKNPVGRARKEPDPLPKPNRPDTSFSWFVNPFKCFFHLIWKNYKKYIIIGLVLLITALFLALLFYTLPGAISQKIVSG; the protein is encoded by the exons ATGGAAACCTCCGACAGTCCTTCGACTCAGCGGCG GAAAGCCAAACTCATGTTCGGCctgaaagtgaagaagaagaagaaagcaaacaaagacCTGGTCCTGGCAAACAAGGGAGCTGTGG ataGTGAAGCGGAGGCGCCGACTGAAGAGTCGTCCCTGCTGGAGGGAGAGAACATCGAGGAACAACCAGGACCCTCTGAAATCAGAACCAGAATCAAACCTGACACTAAGAG GGCCAAACTGAAAACTCGCATCCAGCAGAGTGAAGGGAAACCACAAAGCTTTCAG ATCGCCATCAACATCACAGAGGCGAGGCAGCTGGTGGGAGAAAACATTGACCCCAGTGTGGTGATTGAGATCGGTGATGAAAAGAAACAGACGTCGGTTAAGGAAGGAACCAACGCTCCTTTTTTCAATGAG TATTTCGTCTTTGACTTCTTTGCACACAAGGAAGTGTTTTTCGACAAAGTCATCAAGCTGACG GTGATTCACTCGAAAATGTTGAGAAGTTTCTACATCGGGTCCTTCCAGCTGGACGTGTGGACCGTCTACAAACAGCCAG GTCACCAGTTCATCAATAAGTGGGCGATGCTGAACAATCCAGGTGACATCAGCACTGGGGTCAAAGGTTATGTGAAGTGTGATATCAGTGTCTCCGCCAAAGGTGATGCCATGCAGCCGGGACAGAAAGCAAGCGATGCTGACGAGCAGATAGACAA AAACTTGCTGATACCGGAGGGTTTCCCATCCGAGCGACCCTGGGCTCGTTTCTACGTGAAGGTGTACAGAGCTGAAGGCCTTCCTCGGAACAACTCCAGCATCATGGCCAACGTCACCAAGGCTTTCATCGGGGACAACACCGCGCTCATAGACCCATATGTGGTGGTCAGCTTCTTCAAACGAGTG GGTCGGACGTCCACTCAGAAGTCCACAGCAGATCCAGTGTGGAACGAGCAGATCGTCTTCACCGAGATGTTCCCCCCGCTGTGTCAGAGACTGAAGATCCAG GTCTGGGATGAGGGGAGCATGAGCGACGTCGCAATAGGAACCCATTACTTTGACTTGAGACGCATCTCCAATGAACAGGACGGGGacagag GGTTTTTACCAACTTTTGGTCCCGCTTGGATCAACCTGTACGGCTCTGCTCGCAACTTTTCAATCGGCGACGACACAGTGGAGCTGAATGAGGGCATCGGAGAGGGCGTGTCCTACAG GGGCCGTGTCTACATGGAGCTGACGGTGGAGATCCTATCAGGTGGGACAGGCTCGGAGTCCAAACTCAGCAAATTGGTCAAATCAGTGAAGGATCCCAAAGCAGGAAAAGCAGGAGGGAAGGATGGAAAGacggctgcaggaggaggagcgggaggagcagcaggaggagcagcagatgATGACAAAGGGAAGACTGTGGCAGCAGAGGTGATGCCTGTGGAAGCTCCTCCTGAG ATGAAGGCAGAAAACCAGGAACGATTCATTCTGTTCGGGGCGGTGTTTGAAGCCACCTTGATCGACAGGAAGATCGGAGACAGACCAATCAGCTTTGAGTTCTCCATGG GTAACTTTGGGAACATCTTGGAGCCTGCTGCTGCGCCCGCCCCGAGTCCTTCTGTCAGTCGGAGGAGAAGCCCCAGAAGTCCCAGAGCGCTGGACGTCCCAGACAGCGGTGACCTGCTCGGCACCTCTCCTCGCAGCTCCTCCCCATCCTCCCCTCTTTTACCCCGAGAAGTCAAAGAAGACCCCCCCTTGACCTCCAAGTCCAACACGCCTCCAGAGAAACCGCTCATCGTGGACGGAAACAA GTACTACATGTATCTTCCCCTGGAGAAGCAGAAGCCTTGTATTAATGTGCTCTGTCAGTGGGACGACAGAACCTACCGACTGTACAACTCCAACATGCTGGAGAACATCGCTGTCCTGTTT GAGGAGGGCGTGGCCAGTGCAGCCGAGCTACACAAGAAGTCAGATCCAGGGGCGGAGCCAATGCTCAAAATCGTCCTCAAAGAGTTTTGTATGGACGCGAG GAGTTTCATCACAGCAGCCGAGGCCAAGCTGAAGGCTGAGCTGAAGTCGAGCTTCCTCACGCAGCTGGACAAGAAACGCCTCACCATGTGTAAACAGGAACTG GAGAGTATGATAGGAGATGCTCAGAGCCTgggagacaggaagagaaaagtgGGCGGAGTGAAAGAAATGCTACAGAATGCAACGAAACTCACACAGAAACTACGCTTTCTTGTGGTGGAG CCTCAGCACACGGTTCCAGACCTCTTTGTGTGGCTGTTGAGCAACAACAAGCGGGTTGCATACGCTCGGGTCCGAGCCAGAGACTTGCTGTTCTCCAGTGACCAGGAGGCCCGGGGAGTCCACTGTGGCAAGATCATCACACTGTTTCTGAAG cctCCAGGGAAGCGTGTTGCAGGCTTCTCAGTCCAAGCCAAGCTGGATGTGTTTCTGTGGTTTGGAAAATATGCCGACTCAATCCACATGCTGGATGACCTACCTGCAGGGTTCCATCCTGCCACAGGGGGAGCCGACGCCAGCAACCCTCCAAAACGCCTTGTCAGCGCAG AGCAACATCAGTTCCAACTGAGGTGCCACATGTATCAGGCTCGTGGACTGATTGCTGCCGACAACAGCGGCCTGTCAGACCCTTTTGCCCGAGTCACCTTTCTGTCTCACAGCCAAACCACCAAC ATCATCAGTCAGACTCTCAGTCCAACATGGAATCAGTGTTTGCCGATGAGCCGCCTGCAGCTGAGCGGAGATCTTCAGCACATCAAGGAGGAGCCGCCACGTATTCTCATCGAGGTGTATGATGACGACGCTCTG GGTAAAGCCGAGTATCTGGGAGCCACGGTGGCGGTGCCTGAAATCCGGCTAAACTCTGAACCCTACACGCCTCCAACCCTCCAGTACAGCCCGCTGCACTGCGGCAGCCAATCAGGAGGAGACCTGCTGGCTGCTTTTGAACTGCTGCAG ATCCCAGAGTCTGGAGAGCAGAGTCTGCTGGCGTTGGAGGAACAAGAAGGAGGAATCTACACAGTTCCTGCAAACATCAGACCTGTTCTCAGCACCTACAGGCTCGAG GTGTTGTTCTGGGGTCTGAGGGAGCTGAAGAAGGTTCAGCTCCTGTCTGTTGATCGCCCTCAg GTGTTTATAGAGTGTGCAGGTAAAACTCTACGTTCGTCAGTCATTCAGAAGTATAAGTCCAACCCAAACTTCCCCACGCTGGTGGACGCCATAGAGCTG GAATTACCAGATAACGagctcctccatcctcctctcagTATCACTGCTGTGGACTGGAGGGCGTTCGGGCGCAGCACGTTGGTTGGTAACCACATCATCAACAACCTCAAGGCCTTCAAATACGCCCCGCCCCCGGCCCTGCCTGCTCCGGTGCAGGTACCCAAACAACGCAGGGTCTCGTACACACCGGAACTCCATCTGGCGCCCGAGCCACAGAGCACAGAGG AAGCCTCTGCTTTCTCTCGTCCAATAGGACCTTCCCAGCTCTCTGTAGAGCCCGGTTCCACTGTGCAGGATATCCTGATCACTGTGGAGGATGAAGCTCCGCCTCCAGCCCCGCGCACCCTgaagaaagaagtaaagaaaaag GATGGAAAGACAAAAAGCAGTCGACGCTCCACCAAGCGCAGGAAGCGGACAGTCGCAGACGAATCAGCGGAAAGTGTCATCGACTGGTGGTCCAAGTACTACGCGTCCGTGGAGAAAGAG tccaAACAGAAGGATGGATCTCTATTCCCCCAGGTGTTTGAAAAAG CTTCAGTGTTCGGCGGCTTGCTCAGCGATGGAGTAGACTCTCTGG tcagccaatcagatgcagacaagaaaaagaagcagcagaaaggaaaaacaacGTTGGATCCCAAACTTGGCGTTCCAGCTAAATTAGCCACGCTAAAG ctgttcaaCAAAGAGCTGGAAGCCGAGTTTGGAGGTTTTGATGATTGGGTGAAAACGTACGACCTCTTCAGAGGGAAAGCCAACGAGGAGGAGGGATCGACTGATGAGAGATTCGTTGGCAAATTTAAG GGGAAATTCTGCCTCTACAAACTGACTGAGAGTGACGATGAGGACTGGGAGGACGCCGCAGACTCCGGGCACTTAAGAGTCAACACCGGGATCCCTCCAAACGGCCCGGTCCAAGTCCTCATACGGGTTTACATCGTCTCA GCGTCCAACCTGCACCCGGCTGACCCCGACGGGAAGGCTGACCCTTACATCGTCCTTCGCCTCGGCAAGAACGAAATCAAAGACCGAGACAACTACATCCCCAAGCAGCTCAATCCCGTGTTTGGAAG ATCATTTGAGTTTCACGCCACCTTCCCGAAGGAGTCTCTGTTGTCGGTGGTGATCTACGACTATGACTTGGTGGGAGGGGACGACCTGATCGGAGAGACTCGCATCGACTTGGAGAACCGCTTCTACAGCCGCCACAGAGCGACCTGCGGACTCCCCATGGAGTACAGCCT cgatGGTTACAACGCCTGGAGAGACTGTCTGAAGCCCTCAGAGCTGCTGTCAAAGCTGTGCATAGAGAACGGCGTGGACGGTCCTCATTTCAGACCGGGACGCATCACTCTGGCCGACAAAGTGTTCGCAGGGAAGACACTCTTCATGAATGAAG ACCAGCCGGTGGAGTCCTACGAACACTTGTCCCTGAAGATCCTTCACCGCTGGTCAGAGATTCCAGCTGTGGGGTGTAAACTGGTTCCTGAACACATCGAGACCAGGACTCTTTTCAACAAGGCCCGGCCCGGCATGGACCAG ggtcaGGTCCAGATGTGGGTGGACATGTTTCCCATGGACTTACCTCATCCGGGACCTTCTGTGGATATTTCACCCCGAAAACCAAAAGG GTACGAGCTGCGAATCGTCATCTGGAACACAGAAGACGTGATTCTGGAGGACAGCAACTTCCTGACCGGTCAACAGTCCAGCGACATCTACATCAAGGG ctggTTGAAAGGTTTGGAGGACGACCGACAGGAGACGGACGTCCACTACAACTCTCTGACGGGAGAAGGAAACTTCAACTGGCGCTTTGTGTTCCCCTTCTTTTACATGCCGGCTGAGAAG GTCGTGGTggtgaggaagagagagcaTATTTTCTCTCTGGATAAAACCGAGGAGAAGCTTCCTGCCATCCTCAATCTGCAGGTCTGGGACTTCGAGACGCTCTCCTCTGACGACTTCCTcg GCACGGTGGAGTTAGACCTGCACGGTTTCCCTCGTGGGGCAAAGACGGCCAAGGTGTGTAAGGTGGACATGTTGACGGACGGGACGGAGAAAATCTCCATCTTCCAGCAGAAGAGAGCGAGAGGCTGGTGGCCCGTCAGCAAGTCTGGAGAGCTGACG GGGAAAGTGGAGGCGGAGTTTCATCTTGTGACGGCTGAGGAGGCAGAAAAGAATCCAGTTGGACGAGCGAGAAAGGAGCCGGACCCGCTGCCGAAACCAAA TCGTCCAGACACGTCCTTCTCGTGGTTCGTCAATCCGTTCAAGTGTTTCTTCCACCTCATCTGGAAAAACTACAAGAAGTACATCATCATCGGCCTGGTGCTGCTCATCACGGCGCTGTTCCTCGCCCTGCTCTTCTACACACTGCCCGGCGCCATTTCTCAGAAGATAGTCAGcggataa